One part of the Solidesulfovibrio sp. genome encodes these proteins:
- the fliS gene encoding flagellar export chaperone FliS: MQSAARSYFQTQVATTTQGDLLIMLFDAALKFLRQAKEKIAEKNYAQKGILISKALDILSELQGTLNAQKGGELAERLQKLYFFCSTRLLAANLKMDATKIDEVVHILTGLRDAFNEANGQVATKIVTTPTNQGTGRLPTAPAAPLASKAAALAAYPGQSAPAPARPAATSPERPVAVREAPTATTAADAMANTPAAHVNIPTPSRFTTIDTPTASPVRRAMAAYAASRSQNQG, from the coding sequence ATGCAAAGCGCCGCCCGATCATACTTTCAGACCCAGGTCGCCACCACCACCCAGGGCGACCTGCTCATCATGCTCTTCGACGCGGCGCTCAAGTTCCTGCGCCAGGCCAAGGAAAAGATCGCCGAAAAAAACTACGCCCAAAAGGGCATCCTCATCTCCAAGGCCCTGGACATCCTGTCCGAACTCCAGGGCACCCTCAACGCCCAGAAGGGCGGCGAATTGGCCGAACGCCTGCAAAAGCTGTATTTTTTCTGCAGCACCAGGCTCCTTGCCGCCAACCTCAAGATGGACGCGACCAAGATCGACGAGGTCGTGCACATCCTCACCGGCCTGCGCGACGCCTTCAACGAGGCCAACGGCCAGGTGGCGACCAAGATCGTGACCACGCCGACCAATCAGGGAACCGGCCGCCTGCCCACCGCCCCGGCCGCGCCCCTGGCCTCCAAGGCCGCCGCCCTGGCCGCCTATCCCGGGCAGTCCGCCCCCGCCCCGGCCCGCCCGGCCGCCACGAGCCCGGAAAGACCCGTGGCCGTCCGGGAAGCCCCGACCGCCACCACGGCCGCGGACGCCATGGCCAACACGCCGGCCGCCCACGTCAATATCCCGACGCCGTCCCGGTTCACCACCATCGACACGCCCACGGCCTCGCCCGTGCGTCGGGCCATGGCCGCCTACGCCGCCAGCCGCTCCCAGAACCAGGGTTGA